The following coding sequences are from one Thiohalorhabdus sp. Cl-TMA window:
- a CDS encoding carbon-nitrogen hydrolase family protein, translating into MSPPLAAAVQMVSTDDVAANLGRVRTLLEQARQAGATVAVLPENFPLMAADERAKLVHAEPEGGGPITAFLREEAARLGLWLVGGTVPYAAEEERVRAACLVVDANGEIRARYDKIHMFDVQLGDDEGYRESATIAPGSTAVVTETPCGPVGLAVCYDLRFPELFRALVDRGAEWLAVPAAFTRTTGAAHWEVLVRARAIEEQVTVVAADQGGTHPGERETFGHSMVVDPWGTVLDRVETGEGVALGAIDRQHIARTRHRLPALTHRRL; encoded by the coding sequence GTGAGCCCTCCGCTGGCCGCCGCGGTGCAGATGGTCTCCACGGACGACGTGGCGGCCAACCTCGGCCGGGTCCGTACTCTGCTGGAGCAGGCCCGCCAGGCGGGCGCGACGGTGGCCGTGCTTCCCGAGAACTTCCCGCTCATGGCGGCGGACGAACGGGCGAAGCTCGTCCACGCGGAGCCCGAGGGCGGCGGCCCGATTACCGCCTTTCTGCGTGAGGAGGCGGCGCGCCTCGGTCTCTGGCTGGTGGGCGGCACCGTGCCCTATGCCGCGGAGGAGGAGCGGGTGCGGGCGGCCTGCCTGGTGGTGGACGCGAACGGCGAAATTCGTGCCCGCTACGACAAAATCCACATGTTTGATGTCCAACTGGGGGACGACGAGGGCTACCGGGAATCGGCCACCATCGCCCCTGGGAGCACGGCAGTGGTGACGGAAACCCCCTGCGGGCCCGTGGGGCTGGCCGTGTGCTACGATCTACGCTTCCCCGAGCTGTTCCGGGCCCTGGTGGACCGGGGCGCGGAATGGCTCGCCGTTCCGGCCGCCTTCACCCGCACCACCGGCGCGGCGCACTGGGAGGTTCTGGTGCGGGCGCGCGCCATCGAGGAGCAGGTGACGGTGGTGGCCGCCGACCAGGGCGGAACGCATCCCGGCGAAAGGGAGACCTTCGGCCACAGCATGGTGGTGGATCCCTGGGGCACGGTCCTCGACCGGGTGGAAACCGGGGAAGGCGTCGCGCTGGGCGCCATCGACCGGCAGCACATCGCCCGGACCCGGCACCGCCTGCCCGCCCTCACCCATCGTCGGCTTTGA
- the tldD gene encoding metalloprotease TldD — protein sequence MTDQWQVAEELLLRPTDMDMSQIQSALGQMMARQVDYADLYFEYTRREGFTLEESRIQGGSYGIDQGVGVRAVSGERTGFAYSDEIMPAALLESAKAARAIATSSGSGDAPVLARGPAPKPLYSAADPLASLSDEAKVKMLETVDAEARAADPRVREVMANLSGAFKTVLVARADGRLVTDVRPLVRLNVQVIVEEDGRREQGMAGGGARTGYDWFDDATVRGYAREAVRQALVNLEAEDAPAGAMDVVLGSGWPGILLHEAIGHGLEGDFNRKGTSAFSGRIGEQVASEQCTVVDDGTLPDRRGSLTVDDEGTESQHTVLIENGILKNYMQDATNARLMGVEPTGNGRRESYAHRPMPRMTNTYMENGGYDPDEIIASVKKGVYATQFSGGQVDITSGKFVFSASEAYLIEDGKVTRPVKGATLIGNGPDVLTRVAMVGNDKELDTGIGTCGKEGQSVPVGVGQPTLKIHDLTVGGTQ from the coding sequence ATGACCGACCAGTGGCAGGTGGCCGAGGAGCTGCTCCTGCGGCCCACCGACATGGACATGAGCCAGATCCAGTCCGCGCTGGGCCAGATGATGGCCCGGCAGGTGGATTATGCCGACCTGTATTTCGAGTACACCCGCCGCGAGGGCTTCACCCTGGAGGAAAGCCGCATCCAGGGCGGCTCCTACGGCATTGACCAGGGCGTGGGGGTGCGCGCGGTGAGCGGCGAGCGCACCGGCTTCGCCTATTCGGACGAGATCATGCCCGCCGCACTGCTGGAGTCTGCCAAGGCTGCCCGCGCCATCGCCACCTCCAGCGGCAGCGGCGACGCGCCGGTCCTGGCCCGCGGTCCGGCGCCGAAGCCGCTCTACTCCGCCGCCGACCCGCTGGCCTCCCTCTCCGACGAGGCCAAGGTGAAGATGCTGGAGACGGTGGACGCGGAGGCGCGCGCCGCGGATCCCCGGGTGCGCGAGGTGATGGCTAACCTGAGCGGGGCGTTCAAGACGGTGCTCGTGGCCCGCGCCGACGGCCGGCTGGTTACCGACGTGCGCCCGCTGGTGCGGCTCAACGTGCAGGTGATCGTCGAGGAGGACGGCCGCCGCGAGCAGGGCATGGCCGGCGGCGGCGCACGCACTGGCTACGACTGGTTTGACGACGCAACCGTGCGGGGTTATGCCCGCGAGGCGGTGCGCCAGGCCCTCGTGAACCTGGAGGCGGAGGATGCCCCCGCCGGCGCCATGGATGTGGTACTGGGGTCGGGCTGGCCGGGCATCCTGCTGCATGAGGCCATCGGTCACGGTCTCGAGGGGGATTTCAACCGCAAGGGCACGTCGGCCTTCAGCGGGCGCATCGGCGAGCAGGTGGCCTCCGAGCAGTGCACGGTGGTGGACGACGGCACCCTGCCCGACCGGCGGGGGTCGCTCACCGTGGACGACGAGGGCACGGAGAGCCAGCACACCGTGCTGATCGAGAACGGCATCCTCAAGAACTATATGCAGGACGCCACCAACGCCCGGCTCATGGGCGTGGAGCCCACCGGCAATGGCCGGCGCGAGTCCTACGCCCACCGGCCCATGCCGCGCATGACCAATACCTATATGGAGAACGGCGGCTACGACCCCGACGAGATCATCGCTTCCGTGAAGAAAGGGGTCTACGCCACCCAGTTCTCCGGCGGACAGGTGGACATCACCTCCGGAAAGTTCGTCTTCTCCGCTTCCGAGGCCTATCTCATCGAGGATGGCAAGGTCACCCGCCCGGTAAAGGGTGCCACCCTCATCGGCAACGGCCCCGACGTGCTCACCCGGGTGGCCATGGTGGGCAACGACAAGGAGCTCGATACCGGCATCGGCACCTGCGGCAAGGAGGGCCAGTCGGTTCCCGTAGGCGTGGGCCAGCCCACCCTGAAGATCCATGACCTGACCGTGGGAGGCACCCAATGA
- the pmbA gene encoding metalloprotease PmbA, translating to MTAGVDHEAIAQRVLERARSHGADQAEVGVQTASGLSAEVRLGEVDTLEYHRDKGCSLTVYMNGAKGSASTSDFSDDAVESTVAKACDLARRTSADPANGLADPEQLATEIPGLDLDHPVEMEPEEAIERARACEAAARAVDDRITNSEGGEFSWSRGTMVYANSHGFLGGYSGTRYGVSSAVVAEEGGSMQRDFWYATARDLAQLEDGEAVGRRAGERTARRLGARRISTARVPVLFEAPVAASLLGHLVSAVRGSSLYRRSSFLLDKAGERIFTSGVTIHEEPHRPKGLGSVPFDGEGVATRERDLIRDGVLTGYCLDSYSARKLGMETTGHAGGVHNLYMLPGERDPQALLRDMGTGLLVTELIGMGVNGVTGDYSRGAAGFWVENGEVAYPVEEITIAGNLKDMYMDIVAVGSDLDLRGNVSAPSVLIGEMTVAGQ from the coding sequence ATGACCGCCGGCGTCGATCACGAAGCCATCGCCCAGCGGGTCCTCGAGCGGGCCCGGAGCCACGGCGCCGATCAGGCGGAGGTGGGCGTGCAGACCGCTTCGGGCCTCTCCGCTGAGGTGCGTCTGGGCGAGGTGGATACCCTGGAGTATCACCGCGACAAGGGCTGCTCGCTGACCGTCTACATGAACGGAGCCAAGGGCAGCGCCTCCACCTCGGACTTCTCCGACGATGCCGTGGAGAGCACCGTGGCCAAGGCCTGCGACCTGGCGCGGCGGACCTCGGCCGATCCCGCCAACGGCCTGGCGGATCCGGAGCAGCTGGCCACGGAGATCCCGGGCCTCGACCTGGACCACCCGGTGGAGATGGAGCCCGAGGAGGCCATCGAGCGGGCACGCGCCTGCGAGGCGGCCGCCCGCGCCGTGGACGACCGGATCACCAACTCCGAGGGTGGCGAGTTCTCCTGGAGCCGCGGCACCATGGTCTATGCCAACAGCCACGGTTTCCTCGGCGGTTACAGCGGCACCCGCTACGGGGTATCCTCTGCCGTGGTGGCCGAGGAAGGCGGTTCCATGCAGCGGGACTTCTGGTACGCCACCGCTCGGGATCTCGCCCAGCTGGAGGACGGCGAGGCGGTGGGCCGCCGCGCCGGGGAGCGCACCGCCCGACGCCTGGGCGCGCGGCGGATCAGCACCGCCCGGGTGCCGGTGCTGTTCGAGGCGCCCGTGGCGGCGAGCCTCCTCGGTCACCTGGTGTCCGCCGTGCGGGGCTCCAGCCTGTACCGCCGCAGCTCTTTCCTGCTGGACAAGGCCGGGGAGCGGATCTTCACCTCCGGCGTCACCATCCACGAGGAGCCCCACCGGCCCAAGGGGCTGGGCAGCGTGCCCTTCGACGGGGAAGGCGTGGCCACCCGGGAGCGGGACCTGATCCGCGACGGCGTGCTGACCGGCTACTGCCTGGACAGCTATTCGGCCCGCAAGCTCGGCATGGAGACCACCGGCCATGCCGGCGGGGTGCATAACCTCTACATGCTGCCGGGAGAGCGCGACCCGCAGGCACTGCTGCGGGATATGGGCACCGGCCTGCTGGTCACCGAGCTCATCGGCATGGGCGTCAACGGCGTGACCGGCGATTATTCGCGCGGTGCGGCGGGCTTCTGGGTGGAGAACGGCGAGGTGGCCTACCCGGTGGAGGAGATCACCATTGCCGGCAACCTGAAGGACATGTACATGGACATCGTGGCCGTGGGCAGCGATCTGGACCTGCGGGGCAATGTCAGCGCCCCCTCGGTGCTCATCGGCGAGATGACCGTGGCTGGGCAGTAA
- a CDS encoding 3'(2'),5'-bisphosphate nucleotidase CysQ: MDEAQLPELLEDVKEAVRAAGREVMQYQGGANEQWEKGVDDPVTKADLASDKLLRERLLGLRPECGWQSEETVDDQSRLEKEWVWVVDPLDGTKEFLEQVPEFSIAVALVHNGKPKLGVVFNPATMEMIAGAEGAGVSYMGGPARVSEERFRAAASVAVSRSEYKRGEFDEVAATMHLRPIGSVAYKLALVAAGQVDVFYTLTPRCEWDICAGVYLVKAAGGMATEKDGAEVVFNKPEGKTRSLVAANPDLHADLLEALKDTPLAPDLRA; the protein is encoded by the coding sequence TTGGACGAAGCACAGCTGCCGGAGCTTCTGGAGGATGTGAAGGAAGCGGTCCGCGCCGCGGGGCGCGAGGTTATGCAGTATCAGGGCGGGGCCAACGAGCAGTGGGAAAAGGGGGTGGATGACCCGGTCACCAAGGCGGACCTGGCTTCCGACAAGCTTCTCCGGGAGCGGCTGCTGGGGCTCAGGCCCGAGTGCGGCTGGCAGTCCGAGGAGACCGTGGACGACCAGTCGCGGCTGGAGAAGGAGTGGGTCTGGGTGGTGGACCCCCTGGACGGCACCAAGGAATTCCTCGAGCAGGTCCCGGAGTTCTCCATCGCCGTGGCCCTGGTCCATAACGGCAAGCCGAAGCTGGGCGTGGTCTTCAATCCCGCCACCATGGAGATGATCGCCGGTGCCGAGGGCGCGGGCGTGAGCTACATGGGTGGCCCCGCCCGGGTGAGCGAGGAGCGCTTCCGCGCCGCCGCCTCCGTGGCGGTGAGTCGCAGCGAGTACAAGCGCGGCGAGTTCGACGAGGTGGCCGCCACCATGCACCTGCGGCCCATCGGCTCGGTGGCCTACAAGCTGGCCCTGGTGGCGGCCGGGCAGGTGGACGTCTTCTACACCCTGACCCCCCGCTGCGAGTGGGACATCTGCGCCGGCGTGTATCTGGTGAAGGCGGCGGGCGGCATGGCCACCGAGAAGGACGGGGCCGAGGTGGTGTTCAACAAGCCCGAGGGCAAGACCCGCAGCCTGGTGGCCGCCAACCCCGATCTTCACGCCGACCTGCTGGAGGCTCTCAAGGATACCCCCCTGGCGCCCGACCTGCGCGCCTGA